A single genomic interval of bacterium harbors:
- a CDS encoding DUF401 family protein produces MPALGLTLVSFGIILALVRLKVPLWFAIFCGAISLGLFFGEDAKGLVRVAWVGVTQSTSIGLLITMVLLLTLSDAMRQTGRMQRMVTSIQAYVRRPAITLAVLPALIGLLPMPGGAIFSAPMVRQAAHGSELGGHVLSSINYWWRHIWEHWWPLYPGVILAMSLTNSDLLTFAMFQIPLGVFMVLGGVWMYRSMPALLLPMAPPPPPGLKRTILVSVAPIGVILIVWALGAIMMKFLAAHLGPGGFSPGGLSFMQKFAPLLLGLAVSLVFTLWARPFPFKQLWRLTWNKESIPLLGLVLSVMVYQNMLKEVNAAAAISSELGVMHVPVTLVVILLPFIAGLLTGVAFGFVGVSFPLVISLVESMPDHPSMRPYVVLAYACGHLGMMISPLHLCYVVSNRYFETTIGATFRYLVRPCLLMAGSAAAYFLLLKWAL; encoded by the coding sequence ATGCCGGCGTTGGGCCTCACACTCGTGTCGTTCGGGATCATTTTGGCCCTTGTCCGGTTGAAAGTACCCCTCTGGTTCGCCATTTTTTGCGGGGCGATCTCGCTGGGGCTGTTCTTCGGCGAGGATGCGAAGGGGCTTGTCCGCGTGGCCTGGGTGGGCGTCACTCAGTCAACCTCCATCGGGCTGCTCATCACCATGGTGCTGCTCCTGACGCTGTCGGATGCCATGCGTCAGACGGGGCGTATGCAGCGCATGGTGACCTCGATTCAGGCGTATGTGCGAAGACCCGCCATCACCCTGGCGGTTTTACCCGCACTCATCGGCCTCCTGCCCATGCCGGGGGGGGCGATCTTCTCCGCTCCCATGGTGCGCCAGGCGGCCCATGGGAGTGAACTGGGCGGCCATGTGCTGTCGTCCATCAACTACTGGTGGCGTCACATATGGGAGCACTGGTGGCCGTTGTATCCCGGGGTCATCCTGGCCATGAGCCTGACCAACAGCGATCTTCTCACCTTTGCCATGTTTCAGATTCCACTGGGTGTCTTTATGGTTTTGGGCGGGGTGTGGATGTACCGGTCGATGCCGGCGTTGCTTTTGCCAATGGCGCCTCCTCCGCCACCCGGACTCAAACGCACGATCCTGGTGTCCGTGGCGCCCATAGGGGTCATCTTGATCGTCTGGGCGCTGGGCGCGATCATGATGAAATTCCTGGCGGCCCATTTGGGTCCGGGCGGGTTCAGCCCGGGCGGGTTGTCTTTTATGCAGAAGTTTGCTCCGCTTCTGCTGGGACTGGCGGTCAGTCTGGTGTTCACCTTGTGGGCCAGGCCATTTCCATTCAAACAGTTGTGGCGGTTGACCTGGAACAAGGAATCCATTCCCTTGCTCGGGCTGGTGTTGAGTGTGATGGTCTACCAGAACATGCTCAAGGAAGTGAATGCAGCCGCTGCGATCAGTTCTGAACTGGGCGTGATGCATGTCCCCGTGACCCTGGTGGTGATCCTGCTGCCATTTATTGCCGGCTTGCTGACCGGTGTGGCCTTCGGGTTTGTCGGGGTGAGTTTTCCGCTGGTCATCAGTCTGGTCGAATCCATGCCGGATCATCCCTCCATGCGACCGTATGTGGTGCTCGCTTACGCCTGCGGGCATCTGGGAATGATGATTAGTCCGCTTCATCTCTGTTATGTGGTGAGTAACCGGTATTTTGAGACCACCA